In one window of Phycisphaerae bacterium DNA:
- a CDS encoding efflux RND transporter periplasmic adaptor subunit: MKTIIGIVVLGAVVGGIYMLNDYTRTQDGKSLLHVARELEVQVDAALPEQRDIIRTVQAPGEVEAFSEVDISSEVMGKILEMPVEEGDAVHAGDLLCRLDDAAYRARVLSCEANVGKLHALIKQSEADLERAERDWEQQQRLRETQATSPMEVANYRTALISAQAAVEMRKQELIEAEAGLQSAREDLAKTVITAPIDGVIAQRFAKQGEVVITGTMNNPGTRIMVISDLSKMQVRCRVDEADAPLVAPDQTARIYLQSDTRRSVAGSVLRVGTKGTKPAGRDVVTFETLVLITGSDPRVKPGMTANVELEVARRADALTVPIQAVVYRKRRDLPESLIKELDAQTPAPEARQNLAEYIKLIFCAVDGKARPVLVETGVNDATSVEITKGLALTDKIVTGPYRSLDQLKDGSPLKIQEKPAVTATAVATSQPAEDGDDNTEVDTATETSAGAHARSKE; encoded by the coding sequence ATGAAAACAATCATCGGCATCGTGGTGCTGGGTGCGGTCGTGGGCGGGATCTACATGCTCAACGACTACACGCGCACGCAGGATGGCAAGAGCCTGCTGCACGTGGCGCGCGAGCTGGAGGTACAGGTCGATGCGGCCCTCCCGGAGCAGCGCGACATCATCCGGACGGTACAGGCGCCGGGTGAGGTCGAAGCGTTCTCCGAGGTGGATATCAGCTCCGAGGTCATGGGCAAAATCCTGGAGATGCCGGTCGAGGAGGGCGACGCGGTGCATGCCGGTGACCTGCTGTGCCGGCTGGACGATGCGGCGTACCGGGCGCGCGTGCTGTCGTGCGAGGCGAACGTGGGAAAGCTGCACGCGCTCATTAAGCAGTCCGAGGCCGACCTGGAGCGCGCCGAGCGTGACTGGGAGCAGCAGCAGCGGCTGCGCGAGACGCAGGCGACATCGCCAATGGAAGTCGCCAATTACCGCACGGCACTGATCAGTGCCCAGGCGGCGGTCGAGATGCGCAAGCAGGAGCTGATCGAGGCGGAGGCCGGGCTGCAGTCGGCGCGCGAGGACCTGGCCAAGACGGTCATCACGGCCCCGATTGACGGCGTCATTGCCCAGCGCTTCGCCAAACAGGGCGAGGTGGTGATCACCGGCACGATGAACAACCCCGGCACGCGCATCATGGTCATCAGCGACCTGTCGAAGATGCAGGTGCGCTGCCGCGTGGACGAGGCCGATGCGCCGCTGGTTGCGCCGGACCAGACCGCGCGGATTTACCTGCAATCCGACACCCGGCGGAGCGTGGCCGGCAGCGTGCTGCGCGTGGGTACCAAGGGCACGAAGCCGGCCGGCCGCGACGTGGTCACCTTCGAGACGCTCGTGCTGATCACCGGGTCGGACCCGCGCGTGAAGCCGGGCATGACCGCCAACGTGGAGCTCGAGGTCGCCCGGCGCGCGGACGCCCTGACCGTGCCGATCCAGGCGGTGGTGTACCGGAAGCGGCGCGACCTGCCCGAGTCGCTCATCAAGGAGCTCGATGCGCAGACGCCGGCGCCGGAGGCACGCCAGAACCTGGCGGAGTACATCAAGCTCATCTTCTGCGCGGTGGATGGCAAGGCGCGCCCGGTGCTCGTCGAGACAGGCGTGAATGACGCCACCAGCGTGGAGATCACCAAGGGCCTGGCGCTGACCGACAAGATCGTGACCGGACCCTACCGTAGCCTCGATCAGCTCAAGGACGGCTCGCCGCTGAAGATCCAGGAGAAGCCGGCCGTGACGGCCACGGCAGTGGCAACGAGCCAGCCGGCCGAGGACGGGGATGACAATACCGAAGTCGACACGGCGACCGAGACCAGCGCCGGCGCCCATGCGCGCAGCAAGGAGTGA
- a CDS encoding YIP1 family protein, which yields MAPCQGETAATSQRHDVGPGPDEDTGLAEIIETVARRTVSIRDIPLVWVAPRRLFARVEDVPAWRWPLLILLTVVTLIGYATVETGLIDREIDQQVRDSIARIDAMQRDVVERSTLRELYEQEIKQGEFQKLLTRMRVVVAEPAKALSATLLIAATLYGVVALTGRKPEWHTLLTIVVYAGFIDVARLVLQLVLMLHYRTLAVDTSLAPLVQLWPDFLRASPAALGAATGALRALDPFVIWYWLVALVGLHATAQLPGWRAWLMCGLAWLVAAGARAGLAAALVPAGPPGGTPAA from the coding sequence ATGGCCCCGTGCCAGGGTGAGACAGCGGCAACGTCGCAACGGCACGACGTGGGGCCCGGCCCGGACGAGGACACCGGTTTGGCCGAGATCATCGAGACCGTAGCGCGTCGCACTGTCAGCATCCGCGACATTCCGCTCGTGTGGGTGGCGCCGCGGCGGCTGTTTGCGCGGGTCGAGGATGTCCCCGCGTGGCGCTGGCCCCTGCTGATTCTCCTGACGGTCGTCACGCTGATCGGCTACGCGACAGTTGAGACAGGCCTGATCGACCGCGAGATCGACCAGCAGGTGCGCGACTCCATCGCCCGGATCGATGCCATGCAGCGCGACGTCGTCGAGCGTTCGACCCTGCGCGAGCTGTACGAGCAGGAGATCAAGCAGGGCGAATTCCAGAAGCTGCTGACCAGGATGCGGGTAGTCGTCGCCGAGCCGGCGAAGGCGCTCAGCGCGACCTTGCTGATCGCCGCAACGCTGTACGGCGTGGTGGCGCTGACCGGCCGCAAGCCCGAGTGGCATACACTCCTGACCATCGTGGTGTACGCTGGCTTCATCGACGTGGCGCGGCTGGTGCTCCAGCTCGTGCTCATGCTGCATTACCGGACGCTGGCGGTGGACACGTCGCTTGCCCCCCTGGTGCAACTGTGGCCGGATTTTCTGCGCGCCAGCCCGGCGGCCCTGGGAGCCGCGACCGGGGCGTTGCGGGCGCTGGACCCCTTCGTGATCTGGTACTGGCTGGTGGCGCTCGTCGGGCTCCACGCCACCGCCCAGTTGCCGGGGTGGCGCGCCTGGCTGATGTGTGGATTGGCGTGGCTGGTTGCGGCCGGCGCGCGGGCCGGGCTCGCGGCCGCGCTGGTGCCGGCGGGGCCGCCTGGGGGAACGCCAGCCGCGTGA
- a CDS encoding sigma-70 family RNA polymerase sigma factor, producing the protein MSDSRPTGEKQQAAADELVPLVYHELRALAHRYFRNQRADLTLRPTDVVDEACLHLIEHTRGQYQSPEHFRAVATRKIWQVLIDHLRKRRARKRGGPQRAGGAAGREPAAAWQRVALDTLAVAWHDRSIDLLDLAGALEELGAAYPRPREVVMLHWFGGLTYADVAGQLGVSASTVEKDFRFALAWLNRRLAGAREHAG; encoded by the coding sequence ATGTCCGACAGCCGGCCGACCGGCGAGAAGCAGCAGGCCGCGGCGGATGAACTGGTGCCGCTGGTGTACCACGAGCTGCGGGCGCTGGCGCACCGCTACTTCCGTAACCAACGCGCCGACTTGACCTTACGTCCGACGGACGTGGTCGACGAGGCGTGTCTGCACCTCATCGAACACACGCGCGGGCAGTACCAGAGCCCCGAACACTTCCGGGCCGTCGCCACCCGGAAGATCTGGCAGGTGCTCATCGATCATCTGCGCAAACGCCGGGCGCGCAAGCGCGGCGGCCCGCAGCGTGCCGGAGGCGCGGCGGGGCGCGAGCCGGCGGCGGCCTGGCAGCGCGTCGCACTGGATACGCTGGCGGTCGCATGGCATGATCGCAGCATCGACCTGCTCGATCTGGCCGGCGCGCTGGAGGAGCTGGGGGCGGCGTATCCGCGTCCGCGCGAGGTGGTCATGCTGCACTGGTTTGGGGGCCTGACGTACGCGGATGTCGCCGGCCAGCTTGGCGTCAGCGCGAGCACCGTCGAGAAGGACTTCCGGTTTGCACTCGCGTGGCTGAACCGTCGCCTGGCGGGAGCGCGGGAACATGCCGGCTGA
- a CDS encoding protein kinase yields the protein MPAEFHLLVQQVLEAAVRLAPADRGLFIERACAGNQRLRDEVCSLLPHYEQVRDFEPRRPEGATWRMPGTTTFSRAGDEAAADAEQEPEPPFMVGRYTVLSIIGRGGMGVVYRALDATRPGFFAAVKLLAAGLATPQDRSRFRMEEEILHRLCHPGIARFLDCGEWHTRQRVRPYFVMEYIEGQSLLKYAAARGLDVRQRLGLLVQVCAAVEFAHRRGIVHRDLKPDNILVEPSGQPKVLDFGLAQFVAAQPTARGAEVPQFAGTPRYASPEQLTGRVAELTPRSDVYTLGLVAHELLTGTLPAPTTGDAPVNLAAVRAEPGIDATESSFMARLAEVLRVALRRDAEARYATAGSFGAQLEQLLAEGTPVSPWAAFKSRLARLFARPAPPEDAASRPLAAVLRKRVALAMKSAEEPASTPERADDDPPPGPSAAQDKGDERT from the coding sequence ATGCCGGCTGAGTTTCACCTCCTGGTGCAGCAGGTCCTCGAGGCGGCGGTGCGTCTCGCGCCCGCCGACCGCGGCCTTTTCATCGAGCGCGCCTGCGCCGGCAACCAGCGCCTGCGCGACGAAGTCTGCTCGCTGCTGCCGCATTACGAGCAGGTGCGCGACTTCGAGCCGCGCCGGCCGGAGGGTGCGACGTGGCGCATGCCCGGTACGACGACCTTCTCACGCGCCGGCGACGAAGCGGCGGCCGACGCCGAGCAGGAGCCGGAGCCGCCCTTCATGGTGGGGCGCTACACGGTCCTGAGCATCATCGGGCGCGGCGGCATGGGCGTGGTCTATCGCGCGCTCGACGCAACGCGCCCGGGGTTCTTCGCGGCCGTCAAGCTTCTGGCGGCCGGGCTGGCCACGCCGCAGGATCGCTCGCGTTTTCGCATGGAGGAGGAGATCCTGCATCGTCTGTGCCATCCCGGGATCGCGCGCTTCCTCGATTGCGGCGAGTGGCACACCCGGCAGCGCGTGCGGCCGTACTTCGTCATGGAATACATCGAGGGCCAATCGCTGCTGAAGTACGCCGCCGCCCGCGGCCTGGACGTGCGCCAGCGGCTGGGGTTGCTGGTACAGGTGTGCGCGGCCGTCGAGTTCGCGCACCGGCGCGGCATCGTGCATCGTGACCTGAAGCCCGACAACATCCTTGTTGAGCCGTCCGGCCAGCCCAAGGTGCTGGACTTCGGGCTCGCCCAGTTCGTCGCTGCACAGCCGACCGCACGCGGCGCCGAGGTTCCGCAGTTTGCGGGCACCCCGCGCTACGCCAGCCCGGAGCAGTTGACCGGGCGTGTCGCTGAGCTTACGCCGCGTTCCGACGTGTACACGTTGGGGCTGGTCGCGCACGAATTGCTGACGGGGACGCTGCCGGCTCCGACCACGGGCGATGCGCCCGTGAACCTCGCGGCCGTTCGAGCTGAGCCGGGCATCGATGCCACGGAATCCAGCTTCATGGCGCGCCTGGCCGAGGTCCTGCGCGTCGCTCTGCGCCGGGATGCCGAGGCACGCTACGCGACCGCGGGTAGTTTCGGCGCGCAGTTGGAGCAACTGCTCGCCGAAGGCACGCCGGTGTCGCCGTGGGCGGCATTCAAGAGCCGCCTGGCACGGTTGTTCGCGCGGCCGGCCCCGCCGGAGGACGCCGCGAGCCGGCCTCTGGCGGCGGTCCTGCGCAAACGGGTAGCACTGGCCATGAAATCAGCGGAGGAGCCGGCGTCCACTCCGGAGCGTGCAGACGACGACCCGCCACCCGGCCCCTCGGCTGCGCAGGATAAGGGTGATGAGCGGACGTAA
- a CDS encoding DMT family transporter: MINLDAYAGPAAGLATSVLWSFTTLFFTAASRRLGATKVNALRILLAMCWLTLLHRLLSGVWVPAASHHQLVLLALSGLVGLSLGDWALFTAYVSIGPRLTALLSTTAPIFAALFAWLTLGETLSGLSWLGMVVTIAGVAWVVFERPARGAYVMPARWGSGVILAVLAAACQAGGYLLSKAGMGHGWLPEAARMAPLDATLIRMVFAAVFVLPMLLWLAARRRTGPPPGMIQTDRAARRAGYLFMVGGSIVGPTLGIWMSLIAADKAPLAVAQTLCSLSPVFILPLVMWIHRERVSVRAALGALIAVGGVVLLSLAAAHGGRP, translated from the coding sequence ATGATCAACCTGGATGCGTATGCGGGTCCCGCGGCCGGCCTGGCAACCTCCGTCCTGTGGTCGTTCACGACGTTGTTCTTCACGGCGGCGAGCCGACGTCTGGGCGCGACCAAGGTCAACGCGCTGCGTATTCTCCTGGCGATGTGCTGGTTGACGCTGCTGCATCGGCTGCTCAGCGGCGTTTGGGTGCCCGCGGCCAGTCACCACCAGCTCGTGCTGCTGGCCCTGTCGGGGCTGGTCGGCTTGAGCCTGGGTGACTGGGCGCTGTTTACGGCGTACGTCAGCATTGGCCCACGCCTCACGGCGCTGCTCTCCACCACGGCCCCGATCTTCGCCGCCCTGTTCGCCTGGCTCACGCTGGGTGAGACGTTGAGCGGTCTGTCGTGGCTGGGCATGGTCGTGACCATTGCCGGCGTGGCTTGGGTGGTGTTCGAACGGCCGGCACGCGGCGCATACGTCATGCCGGCGCGCTGGGGCAGCGGCGTAATCCTGGCGGTGCTGGCGGCCGCGTGCCAGGCGGGGGGGTACCTGTTGAGCAAGGCCGGCATGGGGCACGGCTGGCTGCCAGAGGCGGCACGCATGGCCCCGCTGGACGCGACACTCATCCGCATGGTCTTCGCCGCGGTCTTCGTTCTGCCGATGCTGTTGTGGCTGGCTGCGCGGCGGAGAACCGGCCCGCCGCCGGGGATGATCCAGACCGACCGCGCGGCGCGCCGGGCCGGCTATCTGTTCATGGTGGGCGGATCGATCGTCGGACCGACCCTGGGAATCTGGATGTCCCTGATCGCCGCGGACAAGGCGCCGCTCGCGGTGGCGCAGACGCTGTGCTCGCTGTCGCCGGTCTTCATCCTGCCGCTCGTGATGTGGATTCACAGGGAGCGTGTGAGCGTGCGGGCGGCGCTCGGGGCCCTCATTGCGGTGGGCGGGGTGGTGCTGTTGTCTTTGGCCGCGGCACATGGCGGCCGCCCCTGA
- a CDS encoding DUF1634 domain-containing protein produces MNEDRTAADYAKRLRRVELMISKILRVGVVTSLAIIVAGTLLSFVHHPDYLTSPSELARLTKPGAAFPRTLTQVVHGLRQLRGQAVVVVGLLLLVATPVARVAASTVGFAYLRERTYVVITTVVFALLVLSFWCGRAAG; encoded by the coding sequence ATGAACGAGGATCGCACCGCGGCCGACTACGCCAAGCGACTCCGCCGCGTCGAGCTCATGATCAGCAAGATCCTGCGCGTCGGTGTCGTGACGAGCTTGGCGATCATTGTCGCTGGCACGCTGCTGAGCTTCGTACACCACCCCGACTATCTGACGTCGCCATCTGAGCTGGCGCGGCTCACGAAACCGGGGGCCGCGTTTCCGCGCACGCTTACGCAAGTTGTGCATGGGCTGCGCCAACTGCGCGGTCAGGCGGTCGTGGTCGTCGGCTTGCTGCTATTGGTTGCCACGCCCGTGGCGCGCGTGGCCGCATCCACCGTCGGGTTTGCCTACCTGCGCGAACGGACGTACGTGGTCATCACGACCGTGGTATTCGCGTTGCTGGTGCTGTCTTTCTGGTGCGGACGCGCGGCTGGTTGA
- a CDS encoding sulfite exporter TauE/SafE family protein gives MTPLELTLAAFGIAIVAGVLGALLGLGGGIIVVPALTLLLGIDIRYAIGASIVSVIATSSGAAAAYVRERMTNLRVALLLEIATTSGALSGAFLAGIIGGRWLFIIFGVLMGYSALEMIRHHHARTPGAIPPDPLADRLRLHGSYFDAAQDTTVTYQVTRTRLGLLLMYVAGAVSGLLGIGSGVLKVPALDLAMRLPIKVSTGTSNFMIGVTAAASAGVYFARGDIDPFVTAPVAAGVLLGATAGARLLGRLQRRAVRWLFIAVLLCVALEMLWRGVTWA, from the coding sequence GTGACGCCCCTCGAACTCACGCTGGCCGCTTTCGGGATCGCCATTGTCGCGGGAGTTCTGGGCGCGCTGCTCGGCCTGGGCGGTGGCATTATCGTCGTGCCCGCGCTCACGCTGCTCCTGGGGATCGACATCCGCTACGCGATCGGCGCGTCCATCGTCTCCGTCATCGCCACGTCCAGCGGCGCCGCGGCGGCATATGTGCGCGAGCGCATGACGAATCTGCGGGTGGCGTTGCTCCTGGAGATCGCCACCACCAGCGGCGCCCTGAGCGGCGCGTTCCTCGCCGGCATCATCGGCGGGCGCTGGCTGTTCATCATCTTCGGCGTGCTGATGGGCTACTCGGCGCTTGAAATGATCCGCCATCATCACGCCCGCACGCCCGGCGCGATTCCGCCCGATCCGCTCGCCGACCGCCTGCGGCTGCACGGCTCGTACTTCGACGCCGCCCAGGACACGACCGTCACGTATCAGGTCACGCGCACGAGGCTCGGGTTGCTGCTCATGTACGTCGCCGGCGCCGTCAGCGGCCTGCTCGGCATCGGCTCCGGCGTGCTCAAGGTGCCGGCCCTCGACCTCGCCATGCGCCTGCCGATCAAGGTCTCGACTGGCACGAGCAACTTCATGATCGGCGTGACCGCCGCGGCCAGTGCGGGCGTGTACTTCGCCCGCGGCGATATCGATCCGTTCGTCACGGCACCGGTGGCGGCGGGCGTGCTGCTCGGCGCTACGGCCGGCGCCCGGCTGCTCGGTCGCCTGCAGCGTCGCGCCGTGCGCTGGCTCTTCATCGCGGTTCTGCTTTGCGTGGCACTGGAGATGTTGTGGAGAGGTGTTACGTGGGCATGA